From a single Mycolicibacterium mengxianglii genomic region:
- a CDS encoding enoyl-CoA hydratase gives MAEADTPKFIDYETLDEGRIARIWLNRPEAHNAQNRGLLVQLDEAFLRAEADDDVRVIILAARGKNFSAGHDLGSEVSMAEYQPGPKQHESFRSRGANRDGVEKLYLQEYHYFFDNTRRWRDLRKITIAQVQGNAISAALMLIWACDLIVAADNAKFSDVVGVRLGMPGVEYYAHPWEFGPRKAKELLLTGDSLDAEEAYRLGMVSKVFPRDELEDKTLEFARRIAKVPTMASLLIKDSVNAASDAMGFTEALKHGFHIHELGHAHWSVHNENNAPVGLPPDVEDWRTAGPTKVARPDTP, from the coding sequence ATGGCCGAGGCAGATACCCCCAAGTTCATTGACTACGAGACCCTCGACGAGGGGCGGATCGCCCGGATCTGGCTCAATCGGCCGGAGGCGCACAATGCGCAGAACCGAGGGTTGCTGGTGCAGCTCGACGAGGCGTTTCTGCGGGCTGAGGCCGACGACGATGTGCGGGTGATCATCCTGGCCGCCCGTGGCAAGAATTTCTCCGCCGGCCACGATCTCGGCTCGGAGGTGTCGATGGCGGAGTATCAGCCCGGGCCCAAGCAGCACGAGAGCTTCCGGTCTCGCGGCGCCAACCGTGACGGCGTGGAGAAGCTCTACCTGCAGGAGTATCACTACTTCTTCGACAACACCCGGCGATGGCGGGATCTGCGCAAGATCACCATCGCCCAGGTGCAGGGCAACGCCATCTCGGCGGCGTTGATGCTGATCTGGGCCTGCGACCTCATCGTCGCCGCCGACAATGCCAAGTTCTCCGACGTGGTGGGGGTGCGACTGGGTATGCCGGGTGTGGAGTACTACGCCCACCCTTGGGAATTCGGCCCGCGCAAAGCCAAAGAGCTTCTGCTGACCGGTGATTCACTGGATGCGGAGGAGGCCTACCGCCTCGGCATGGTGTCCAAGGTGTTCCCCCGCGATGAGCTGGAGGACAAGACGCTGGAGTTCGCCCGACGAATCGCCAAGGTGCCCACGATGGCCTCGTTGCTGATCAAGGACTCGGTCAATGCCGCCTCCGATGCGATGGGCTTCACCGAGGCCCTCAAACACGGCTTCCACATCCATGAACTCGGACATGCCCACTGGTCGGTGCACAACGAGAACAATGCTCCGGTGGGCCTGCCGCCGGACGTCGAGGACTGGCGGACCGCTGGGCCGACGAAGGTGGCCCGTCCCGACACGCCCTAG
- a CDS encoding alpha,alpha-trehalose-phosphate synthase (UDP-forming), translating to MTAGEDRPVPSGDSDFVVVANRLPVDKVRLPDGSTTWKRSPGGLVTALEPLLRKRKGAWIGWPGIVAEDDEEAAGIDDVDHSEPIVDDEMLLYPVRLSGDDVAEYYEGFSNATLWPLYHDVIVKPIYHRKWWDRYVEVNRRFAEATCRVAAQGATVWVQDYQLQLVPKMLRMLRPDLTIGFFLHIPFPPVELFMQMPWRTEIIEGLLGADLVGFHLPGGAQNFMILSRRLLGANTSRANVGVRSRFGQVQIGFRTVKVGAFPISIDSAELDQKARHRDIRRRARELRAELGNPKKILLGVDRLDYTKGIDVRLEAFSELLEEGRADRNEVVLVQLATPSRERVESYRLLRDDIERQVGHINGEYGEVGHPVVQYLHRPLPREDLIAFYVAADVMLVTPLRDGMNLVAKEYVACRSDLGGALVLSEFTGAAAELRQAYLVNPHDLNGVKDKIVAALEQDPEDGRRRMRALRRQVLAHDVDRWARAFLDTLAGDPGADTSQLVDTEQSDRM from the coding sequence ATGACAGCTGGGGAGGACCGTCCGGTCCCCTCCGGGGATTCCGATTTCGTGGTGGTGGCCAACCGGCTACCCGTCGACAAAGTTCGGCTACCTGACGGCTCCACGACTTGGAAGCGCAGCCCCGGTGGTCTGGTCACGGCCCTGGAGCCGCTGCTGCGCAAGCGCAAGGGAGCCTGGATCGGCTGGCCTGGCATCGTCGCCGAAGACGATGAAGAGGCCGCCGGCATCGACGATGTCGATCACTCGGAACCCATCGTCGATGACGAGATGCTGCTGTACCCGGTGCGGCTGAGCGGCGACGACGTCGCCGAGTACTACGAAGGATTCTCCAACGCCACGCTGTGGCCGCTCTACCACGACGTGATCGTCAAGCCGATCTACCACCGCAAGTGGTGGGACCGGTATGTCGAGGTCAACCGCCGGTTCGCCGAGGCGACGTGCCGGGTCGCGGCTCAGGGCGCCACCGTCTGGGTTCAGGACTATCAGCTCCAGCTGGTCCCGAAGATGCTGCGGATGTTGCGCCCCGACCTGACCATCGGGTTCTTCCTGCACATCCCGTTCCCGCCGGTCGAACTGTTCATGCAGATGCCCTGGCGCACCGAGATCATCGAAGGACTGCTGGGTGCCGATCTGGTCGGGTTCCACCTGCCCGGCGGTGCCCAGAACTTCATGATCCTGTCCCGACGCCTCCTCGGCGCCAACACCTCACGCGCGAACGTCGGAGTGCGGTCCCGCTTCGGCCAGGTACAGATCGGTTTCCGCACCGTCAAGGTCGGCGCGTTCCCCATCTCCATCGACTCGGCCGAACTCGACCAGAAGGCCCGCCACCGCGATATCCGCAGACGCGCCCGCGAGCTCCGCGCCGAGCTGGGGAACCCGAAGAAGATCCTGCTGGGTGTCGATCGCCTGGACTACACCAAGGGGATCGACGTCCGGCTCGAGGCCTTCAGTGAGCTGCTCGAAGAGGGCCGCGCAGATCGCAACGAAGTGGTGCTCGTCCAGCTGGCCACCCCGAGCCGGGAACGGGTGGAGAGCTACCGGCTGCTGCGCGACGACATCGAACGCCAGGTCGGTCACATCAACGGTGAGTACGGCGAGGTCGGTCATCCGGTGGTCCAGTACCTGCACCGCCCGCTGCCCCGGGAAGACCTGATCGCCTTCTACGTCGCCGCCGACGTCATGTTGGTGACTCCGCTGCGCGACGGGATGAACCTGGTGGCCAAGGAGTACGTCGCGTGCCGCAGTGACCTCGGCGGCGCCCTGGTCCTCAGTGAATTCACCGGCGCTGCGGCCGAACTGCGCCAGGCCTACCTGGTCAATCCACACGACCTCAACGGGGTCAAAGACAAGATCGTGGCCGCCCTCGAACAAGATCCCGAGGACGGCAGGAGACGGATGCGGGCATTGCGTCGTCAGGTCTTGGCGCACGACGTCGATCGGTGGGCGAGGGCGTTCCTGGACACCCTGGCCGGCGACCCGGGCGCGGATACCTCACAGCTGGTCGATACCGAGCAGAGCGACCGGATGTAG
- a CDS encoding mammalian cell entry protein has protein sequence MRRRTAWLLASLSVIVVAGIVALAAIGAGLYWDRIQTTAQQDTRTELLPLAADQIPKVFGYDYQTVEGSLTDASNLLTPDYRREFQSQATEKIIPEARKRQVVSQANVVGVGILAAQRNSGSVMVYMNRTVTDQSEESVYEGSRLKVDYQKVDGKWLISYITPI, from the coding sequence ATGCGGCGCAGGACCGCATGGCTGTTGGCGTCACTGTCAGTCATCGTGGTGGCGGGCATCGTGGCCCTGGCTGCCATCGGCGCCGGCCTCTACTGGGACCGGATCCAGACCACAGCGCAGCAGGACACCCGCACGGAGTTGCTGCCGCTGGCTGCCGACCAGATACCGAAGGTGTTCGGCTACGACTACCAGACCGTCGAAGGCAGCCTCACCGACGCTTCCAACCTGCTCACGCCCGATTACCGTCGGGAGTTTCAGTCGCAGGCCACCGAGAAGATCATTCCGGAAGCGCGGAAGCGCCAAGTGGTCAGCCAGGCCAATGTCGTCGGCGTCGGAATCCTTGCAGCGCAACGCAACTCGGGATCGGTGATGGTGTACATGAACCGGACGGTCACCGACCAGAGCGAAGAGTCGGTCTATGAGGGCAGCCGGCTCAAGGTCGACTATCAGAAGGTCGACGGAAAGTGGCTGATCAGCTACATCACGCCGATCTAG
- a CDS encoding mammalian cell entry protein, whose translation MADTSAKASVAEAGGTSDAPVPQPRKSLRRRASRAAGPAAADSTAEAAVITGPVVESPPKPVTAPNGVRPLGPPPRRQPNYARFAWVAGAAALVVVAVLSTVVLVLTNQQRHAEAQAAREQRFVDTATQTVVNMFTYTPDTIDLSVNRFVDGISGPLRDMMSQNDNVENLKSLFRDTNATSEAVVNGAALEAVNPDTDNGSVLVSVRVTVTDVDGVNKPSQAYRMRVIVHEDDNGRMTGYDLKYPEGGN comes from the coding sequence ATGGCTGACACTTCCGCGAAGGCTTCTGTGGCCGAAGCGGGGGGCACCTCTGACGCACCGGTACCGCAGCCACGGAAGTCGTTGCGCCGCCGCGCGTCCCGCGCCGCCGGCCCGGCCGCCGCTGACAGCACTGCCGAGGCCGCGGTGATCACCGGCCCCGTCGTGGAAAGCCCGCCGAAACCAGTGACGGCCCCTAACGGCGTCCGACCCCTGGGCCCGCCGCCGCGACGGCAGCCCAATTACGCGCGGTTTGCCTGGGTGGCGGGAGCGGCTGCGCTGGTGGTGGTCGCGGTGCTCTCGACGGTGGTGCTCGTGCTGACAAATCAGCAGCGTCACGCCGAAGCGCAGGCGGCGCGCGAGCAACGTTTCGTCGACACTGCGACGCAGACGGTGGTGAACATGTTCACCTACACCCCGGACACGATCGACCTGAGTGTGAACCGGTTCGTCGACGGGATCAGCGGCCCGCTACGCGACATGATGAGCCAGAACGACAACGTCGAGAACCTGAAGTCCCTGTTCCGGGACACCAACGCCACCTCGGAGGCTGTGGTCAACGGGGCGGCACTGGAAGCGGTCAATCCCGATACCGACAACGGTTCTGTGCTGGTGTCGGTGCGCGTCACGGTCACCGATGTCGACGGTGTCAACAAGCCTTCCCAGGCCTACCGGATGCGCGTGATCGTGCACGAGGACGACAACGGGCGGATGACCGGCTACGACCTGAAATACCCGGAAGGTGGCAACTGA
- a CDS encoding MCE family protein yields the protein MIDRLSRIQLAIFGIVTILTVTAIAVFYLHVPAAVGLGSYKINANFVAGGGIYKNANVTYRGVTVGRVESVGLTDDGVVANMRLNSGTPVPDNVTATVKSVSAVGEQYIDLVPPTDPSTSMLANGASIGQDRTAIGQDIAGMLADADKLVSSIDHSRLQDVLRETFKAFNGSGPELARMIQSARLLVDGANGSYGQTAALIDQAGPFLDAQIRSGDDIRSLADGLARFTDQVTAADPQVRQVLQTAPGAADVASTAFSGIRPSFPMLAANLANLGRIGVIYHKSIEQAFVIFPALIAALLTVAGGVPVDEGGKLDFKVDLGDPPPCNVGFIPPGEIRSPADETVRDLPTDLYCKVAQNDPAVVRGARNYPCMEYPGKRAPTVQLCRDPVGYVPIGSNPWRGPPVPYGTPVLDGRNVLPPNKFPNIPPGADYDPGPPVVQLPPGVPPGPGPAPNAPFPLPVPPNNNAPPPPWPFFAPPDQVAPPYGRPAPPPPPGAPVSPPAAPAPAVPPGAPLPAEAPMPQASGPAYATYDQDGTFIDPAGGTGVFVAGDSKHLPAENWVDLMLDPRSA from the coding sequence CTGATCGACAGGCTCTCCCGCATCCAGTTGGCGATCTTTGGCATCGTCACGATTCTCACCGTCACCGCGATCGCGGTGTTCTATCTGCATGTTCCGGCGGCGGTCGGGCTGGGCTCCTACAAGATCAACGCCAACTTCGTGGCGGGCGGGGGCATCTACAAGAACGCGAACGTGACCTACCGGGGTGTGACGGTCGGCCGGGTGGAATCGGTCGGGCTGACCGATGACGGTGTGGTCGCCAACATGCGCCTCAACAGCGGAACCCCGGTGCCCGACAACGTGACCGCGACGGTCAAGAGTGTGTCCGCGGTCGGCGAGCAGTACATCGACCTGGTGCCTCCGACGGACCCCTCGACATCGATGTTGGCCAACGGTGCCTCGATCGGCCAGGACCGCACCGCAATCGGGCAGGACATCGCCGGCATGCTGGCCGACGCCGACAAACTGGTCAGCAGCATCGACCACAGCCGACTGCAGGACGTGTTGCGCGAGACCTTCAAGGCGTTCAACGGATCGGGTCCTGAGCTGGCGCGGATGATCCAGTCGGCGCGGTTACTCGTGGACGGGGCGAACGGGAGCTACGGCCAGACGGCGGCCTTGATCGACCAGGCGGGGCCGTTCCTGGATGCTCAAATCCGCAGCGGCGACGACATCCGTTCGCTGGCCGACGGGCTGGCGCGGTTCACCGATCAGGTCACCGCGGCCGACCCGCAGGTGCGGCAGGTGCTGCAAACCGCCCCCGGCGCGGCGGACGTCGCGTCGACCGCGTTCAGTGGAATCCGGCCGAGCTTCCCGATGTTGGCCGCCAACCTGGCCAATCTGGGTCGCATCGGCGTGATCTACCACAAGTCGATCGAGCAGGCTTTCGTCATCTTCCCGGCCTTGATCGCGGCGCTGTTGACCGTTGCCGGCGGTGTGCCGGTCGACGAGGGTGGGAAGCTGGATTTCAAGGTCGACCTCGGAGATCCGCCGCCGTGCAACGTCGGGTTCATCCCGCCCGGCGAGATCCGTTCCCCGGCTGATGAAACCGTGCGGGATCTGCCCACCGATCTGTACTGCAAGGTGGCCCAGAACGATCCCGCCGTGGTACGCGGGGCGCGTAACTACCCGTGTATGGAGTACCCGGGCAAACGGGCCCCGACGGTCCAGCTGTGCCGCGACCCGGTCGGGTACGTGCCGATCGGCAGCAACCCGTGGCGCGGTCCGCCGGTCCCGTACGGAACGCCGGTGCTGGACGGCAGGAACGTGTTGCCGCCGAACAAGTTCCCGAACATCCCCCCGGGTGCCGACTACGATCCGGGTCCGCCGGTGGTGCAGTTGCCGCCAGGCGTTCCACCGGGCCCCGGACCCGCGCCGAATGCGCCGTTCCCGTTGCCGGTGCCGCCGAACAACAACGCGCCGCCACCGCCGTGGCCGTTCTTCGCCCCGCCGGATCAAGTGGCTCCGCCGTACGGCAGGCCCGCGCCTCCGCCGCCGCCGGGTGCCCCGGTATCGCCGCCCGCGGCCCCGGCACCCGCTGTGCCGCCGGGCGCGCCGCTGCCGGCCGAGGCGCCGATGCCACAAGCCAGTGGCCCGGCGTACGCTACCTACGATCAAGATGGAACGTTCATCGACCCGGCGGGTGGCACCGGGGTGTTCGTCGCAGGCGACTCCAAGCACCTTCCCGCCGAGAATTGGGTAGATCTGATGCTCGATCCGAGGTCGGCTTGA